A genomic stretch from Falco naumanni isolate bFalNau1 chromosome 4, bFalNau1.pat, whole genome shotgun sequence includes:
- the NUDT16L1 gene encoding tudor-interacting repair regulator protein isoform X1: MAAMGAMAAMGALPAMGALPPLPTLGVPGVPELKPLTRYEAMRLGPGWSHSCHAMLYAPNPGMLFGRIPLRYAVLMQMRFDGLLGFPGGFVDRRYWSLEDGLNRVLGLGLGCVRLTEADYLCSHLTEGPHRVVAHFYARQLTLEELHTIEISAVHSRDHGLEVMGMVRVPLYTQKDRMGGLPNFLGNSFVGTAKFQLLFALKILNMVPEEKLAEAVAATQKPKKPAIDQAAAVTGNPPATKPSNELAMPAKTGNELAERAENQAAAHAAAEQAVAGLQSHIVAEQLVAVPVAEAVEQPAGLGADAVAEQPVAEPME; the protein is encoded by the exons ATGGCGGCCATGGGGGCGATGGCGGCCATGGGGGCGCTGCCCGCCATGGGagcgctgccgccgctgccgaCGCTGGGGGTACCGGGCGTGCCCGAGCTGAAGCCGCTGACGCGGTACGAGGCCATGCGGCTGGGCCCGGGCTGGAGCCACTCGTGCCACGCCATGCTGTACGCGCCCAACCCGGGCATGCTGTTCGGCCGCATCCCGCTGCGCTACGCCGTGCTG ATGCAGATGCGATTTGACGGACTACTGGGCTTTCCCGGGGGGTTCGTGGATCGCCGTTACTGGTCCCTGGAGGACGGTCTGAATCGGGTGCTGGGCTTGGGTTTGGGCTGTGTGCGCCTGACGGAAGCTGACTATCTGTGCTCGCACCTGACAGAGGGGCCACATCGCGTGGTGGCACACTTCTACGCCAGGCAGCTGACCCTGGAGGAGCTGCATACCATCGAGATCAGCGCGGTGCATTCCCGAGACCACGGGCTGGAG GTGATGGGCATGGTCCGTGTCCCTCTCTACACCCAGAAGGACCGCATGGGCGGGCTGCCCAACTTCCTGGGCAACTCCTTCGTTGGAACCGCCAAATTCCAGCTACTCTTTGCCCTGAAGATCTTGAACATGGTACCGGAGGAGAAGCTGGCCGAGGCGGTGGCTGCCACGCAGAAGCCGAAGAAGCCAGCCATTGACCAGGCAGCAGCGGTGACAGGAAACCCGCCTGCCACTAAGCCCTCGAACGAGCTGGCGATGCCCGCTAAAACAGGCAACGAATTGGCAGAGAGGGCCGAGAACCAGGCAGCTGCGcatgcagctgctgagcaggcagTGGCCGGGCTGCAGAGCCACATTGTGGCGGAgcagctggtggctgtgccGGTGGCCGAGGCAGTGGAGCagccggcggggctgggggcagatgCTGTGGCAGAGCAGCCCGTGGCTGAGCCGATGGAGTGA
- the NUDT16L1 gene encoding tudor-interacting repair regulator protein isoform X2, giving the protein MAAMGAMAAMGALPAMGALPPLPTLGVPGVPELKPLTRYEAMRLGPGWSHSCHAMLYAPNPGMLFGRIPLRYAVLVMGMVRVPLYTQKDRMGGLPNFLGNSFVGTAKFQLLFALKILNMVPEEKLAEAVAATQKPKKPAIDQAAAVTGNPPATKPSNELAMPAKTGNELAERAENQAAAHAAAEQAVAGLQSHIVAEQLVAVPVAEAVEQPAGLGADAVAEQPVAEPME; this is encoded by the exons ATGGCGGCCATGGGGGCGATGGCGGCCATGGGGGCGCTGCCCGCCATGGGagcgctgccgccgctgccgaCGCTGGGGGTACCGGGCGTGCCCGAGCTGAAGCCGCTGACGCGGTACGAGGCCATGCGGCTGGGCCCGGGCTGGAGCCACTCGTGCCACGCCATGCTGTACGCGCCCAACCCGGGCATGCTGTTCGGCCGCATCCCGCTGCGCTACGCCGTGCTG GTGATGGGCATGGTCCGTGTCCCTCTCTACACCCAGAAGGACCGCATGGGCGGGCTGCCCAACTTCCTGGGCAACTCCTTCGTTGGAACCGCCAAATTCCAGCTACTCTTTGCCCTGAAGATCTTGAACATGGTACCGGAGGAGAAGCTGGCCGAGGCGGTGGCTGCCACGCAGAAGCCGAAGAAGCCAGCCATTGACCAGGCAGCAGCGGTGACAGGAAACCCGCCTGCCACTAAGCCCTCGAACGAGCTGGCGATGCCCGCTAAAACAGGCAACGAATTGGCAGAGAGGGCCGAGAACCAGGCAGCTGCGcatgcagctgctgagcaggcagTGGCCGGGCTGCAGAGCCACATTGTGGCGGAgcagctggtggctgtgccGGTGGCCGAGGCAGTGGAGCagccggcggggctgggggcagatgCTGTGGCAGAGCAGCCCGTGGCTGAGCCGATGGAGTGA